Proteins encoded together in one Shewanella oneidensis MR-1 window:
- the mnmH gene encoding tRNA 2-selenouridine(34) synthase MnmH translates to MTTTLIPAQQYRDIFVAGKPLIDLRAPIEFNRGAFPSSVNLPLMVDKEREKVGTCYKQQGQQAAIALGHSLVHGAVKQQRIDAWLGFLAAQPEAYLYCFRGGLRSQLTQQWLKEAGATVPYVQGGYKGMRQYLIGVIETTPSQQPLLSLSGMTGSGKTDFLIQRKEAVDLEGIANHRGSSFGKNIDPQPTQINFENQLAIALLRHQQDNHSCLLLEDESFLIGRSALPQSFYNAMQAADILVLEEADDIRLNRLLDEYVHKMHQGFVERLGIEAGFNAFSQYLLQSLTSIRKRLGGKQYQELQDTMQQALSQQLNQNQTSQHLAWINLLLQKYYDPMYEYQLEKKAHRVLFRGNHQAMHEWLDNLSQDSLSQENLG, encoded by the coding sequence ATGACAACAACGCTCATCCCGGCCCAGCAATATCGCGATATCTTTGTTGCTGGGAAGCCGTTGATCGACTTAAGGGCACCAATTGAATTTAATCGAGGCGCGTTTCCTTCCTCAGTCAATCTGCCGTTAATGGTCGATAAGGAGCGGGAAAAAGTCGGCACTTGCTATAAACAACAAGGTCAACAAGCCGCAATAGCCTTGGGCCATTCCCTTGTGCATGGCGCGGTAAAACAACAAAGAATTGATGCTTGGTTAGGATTTTTAGCAGCTCAGCCCGAGGCATACCTGTACTGCTTTCGTGGCGGCCTACGCTCACAATTAACTCAGCAATGGCTGAAAGAAGCTGGCGCTACCGTACCTTATGTACAGGGCGGCTACAAAGGCATGCGCCAATATTTAATTGGTGTAATTGAGACAACACCAAGCCAGCAACCCTTGCTAAGCCTGAGTGGCATGACGGGCAGTGGCAAAACCGATTTTTTAATACAACGCAAAGAAGCGGTCGATCTTGAGGGCATAGCCAATCATAGGGGATCGAGTTTTGGCAAAAATATCGACCCGCAACCGACACAAATTAACTTTGAAAATCAGCTCGCCATCGCACTACTCCGCCACCAACAGGACAATCATTCCTGCTTACTGCTTGAGGATGAAAGCTTTCTGATTGGCCGTTCTGCACTACCGCAATCCTTTTACAACGCCATGCAAGCTGCCGATATTTTGGTATTAGAAGAAGCCGACGACATTAGGCTAAATCGCTTACTCGATGAATATGTCCATAAAATGCATCAAGGTTTTGTTGAACGCTTAGGCATTGAGGCGGGCTTTAATGCCTTTAGCCAATATCTATTGCAAAGCCTTACGAGTATTCGTAAACGTCTCGGCGGTAAACAATATCAAGAATTGCAAGACACCATGCAACAAGCGCTGTCGCAGCAGCTCAATCAAAACCAAACATCGCAGCATTTGGCCTGGATAAACCTGCTACTGCAGAAGTATTACGATCCCATGTATGAATACCAATTAGAAAAAAAAGCACACCGAGTGCTTTTTAGGGGAAATCACCAAGCCATGCATGAGTGGTTAGATAACTTATCGCAAGATAGCTTATCGCAAGAGAATCTCGGCTAA
- the selD gene encoding selenide, water dikinase SelD — translation MSNSTLPSTDSIKLTEYSHGAGCGCKISPKVLTTILASQLPVFTDPNLLVGNQSRDDAAVYKLNEEVGIISTTDFFMPIVDDPFTFGRIAATNAISDIYAMGGTPMMAIAILGWPINKLPAEIAQQVVDGGRQACMEAGIMLAGGHSIDAPEPIFGLAVTGQIALTDLKQNDTAKAGDRLYLTKPIGIGILTTAQKQKKLKDEDSHIAVNAMCQLNSIGAQIAKINGVNALTDVTGFGLAGHLLEMCQGAKLTAKLKLDAVPLLPRALDYLAQGCVPGGTHRNYDSYGEHLPELTDHQKAILCDPQTSGGLLVAVSSEAEAELVALLNANQIEPICIGSLEAPTTATNVVLC, via the coding sequence ATGTCGAATTCCACACTACCTTCTACCGATAGCATCAAACTCACCGAATATAGTCATGGTGCCGGTTGTGGCTGTAAAATTTCCCCCAAGGTACTGACGACCATTTTAGCCTCTCAGCTCCCCGTATTTACCGATCCTAATCTGCTAGTCGGTAATCAGAGTCGCGATGATGCGGCCGTGTATAAACTCAATGAGGAAGTCGGCATTATCAGCACCACTGATTTTTTTATGCCCATTGTCGACGATCCATTTACCTTTGGCCGCATCGCCGCCACCAATGCGATTAGTGATATCTACGCCATGGGTGGCACGCCGATGATGGCGATTGCCATTTTAGGTTGGCCAATCAACAAATTGCCTGCCGAAATCGCGCAGCAAGTGGTCGACGGTGGCCGTCAAGCCTGTATGGAAGCAGGCATTATGCTGGCTGGCGGTCATAGTATCGATGCACCTGAACCCATTTTTGGGCTGGCTGTGACTGGGCAAATCGCCCTTACAGATTTAAAACAAAACGATACCGCAAAAGCCGGCGATCGTTTGTATCTCACTAAGCCGATCGGGATTGGTATCCTCACCACGGCACAAAAGCAGAAGAAGCTAAAAGATGAAGATAGCCACATTGCGGTGAATGCCATGTGCCAGCTCAATAGCATAGGCGCCCAGATTGCGAAGATTAATGGCGTAAACGCCCTGACCGATGTCACTGGCTTTGGCCTTGCGGGCCATCTGCTCGAAATGTGCCAAGGCGCTAAACTCACCGCCAAATTAAAGCTCGATGCCGTGCCGCTCTTACCTCGCGCCCTCGACTACTTAGCGCAAGGCTGCGTTCCCGGTGGCACCCATCGTAACTACGATAGTTATGGCGAGCACTTGCCCGAATTAACCGATCACCAAAAAGCGATTTTGTGCGATCCCCAAACCAGTGGCGGTTTGTTAGTGGCGGTATCAAGTGAAGCCGAAGCTGAGTTAGTGGCGCTACTCAATGCCAATCAGATTGAACCTATTTGTATTGGTTCATTAGAAGCCCCCACCACCGCGACCAATGTGGTGCTATGTTAA